A section of the Triticum dicoccoides isolate Atlit2015 ecotype Zavitan chromosome 7A, WEW_v2.0, whole genome shotgun sequence genome encodes:
- the LOC119331054 gene encoding serine/threonine-protein kinase-like protein CCR4, whose protein sequence is MLMSRRPGLATSTTRLLVVIAFLLAVAAAAAPPSPRQFSTVAISHTRNSTLVCALIIDRVNEDGGGNSKLQCKSMPDGRLTSYPSADIPFNAIAAGKDFLCGLMAPVGGHAAMRWWSFTEEEEARRSRPVGRRIYWGPSLRSMSAGGPHVCGLSDDHDPTCWEWPGLDLPKGLDFSLIALGQDFLCGIVKGDDTAMRCYGGAMPSTPQFTADGVDVTFQTVAAGRRHACAVDKLGGLVCWGDGNPTVRLDELPADMMAMALGRNTTCILAGNGTVRCWGVKVPEEYTHTTFVSIEADGDTVCAVMTSNYSVVCWGNDGRFDGRHLVYNNTMPGACAPKSNCSCNIVPDSGRLCGTGGGLGGEELAVCSPCKQPLNASRIVVSNGSTARLGDGAGDAKKKKTLFVGLGVASAGVLVIIVAGLTFYVLASRKSEKKAHATVRLGESSSRRLCRDGDVEIMVMPARERSASQPARPLGCEEFTLKDLSRLTNAFAEEAKIGSGSFGSVYRAKLPDGREVAIKRAERASTGARRRRRFDAERAFRSELRLLSRVNHRNLVSLLGFCEERGERILVFEFMPHGALHDHLHGEDAGSGHSPLFSSWEARLRVALDAARGVEYLHCYAVPPIIHRDIKPSNILLDDDWTAKVSDFGLSLVSGASASASPTTTSGTAGTVGYMDPEYYRLQELTERSDVYSFGVVLLELVTGRKAIHRDQSQEGSGSPRNVIEFAVPAVEAGNIDKILDSRVPAPRGHEVEAVARVAKIGAECVRPRGRGRPVMSEVVAELEWAVTLCEECVVRSASGGRNSSSRNGGSDMSRSRSRSESEDRSPYHTREFSFGSGRVAGVGHARSYSTM, encoded by the coding sequence ATGCTAATGTCTCGCCGCCCCGGCCTCGCCACCAGCACAACGCGCCTCCTCGTCGTGatcgccttcctcctcgccgtcgccgcggccgccgcgccgccgtcgccgcgccaGTTCTCCACCGTCGCCATCTCCCACACCCGCAACAGCACGCTCGTCTGCGCGCTCATCATCGACAGGGTCAACGAGGATGGCGGCGGCAACTCCAAGCTCCAGTGCAAGTCCATGCCCGACGGCCGCCTCACCTCCTACCCCTCCGCCGACATCCCCTTCAACGCCATCGCCGCCGGCAAGGACTTCCTCTGCGGCCTCATGGCGCCCGTCGGCGGCCACGCCGCCATGCGCTGGTGGTCCttcaccgaggaggaggaggccaggcgGTCTCGCCCCGTAGGCCGGCGCATCTACTGGGGCCCCTCGCTCCGCTCCATGTCCGCCGGCGGCCCGCACGTGTGCGGCCTCTCCGACGACCACGACCCCACCTGCTGGGAGTGGCCCGGCCTCGACCTGCCCAAGGGCCTCGACTTCTCCCTCATCGCCCTCGGCCAGGACTTCCTCTGCGGCATCGTGAAAGGCGACGACACCGCCATGAGGTGCTACGGCGGCGCCATGCCGTCGACGCCCCAGTTCACGGCCGACGGGGTTGATGTCACGTTCCAGACGGTCGCCGCTGGGCGCCGCCACGCCTGCGCCGTGGACAAGCTGGGCGGCCTCGTGTGCTGGGGCGACGGGAACCCCACGGTCcgtctcgacgagctgccggccgacaTGATGGCCATGGCGCTCGGCCGCAACACCACCTGCATACTCGCCGGGAACGGCACGGTCAGGTGCTGGGGCGTGAAGGTGCCGGAGGAGTACACGCACACCACCTTCGTCTCCATCGAGGCCGACGGCGACACGGTGTGTGCCGTCATGACCAGCAACTACTCCGTCGTCTGCTGGGGGAACGACGGCCGCTTCGACGGGAGGCACCTCGTCTACAACAACACCATGCCGGGAGCCTGCGCCCCTAAGAGTAACTGCTCCTGCAACATCGTACCCGACTCAGGGAGGCTCTGCGGCACCGGCGGCGGATTGGGCGGCGAAGAACTCGCCGTGTGCAGCCCGTGCAAGCAGCCACTGAACGCGTCCAGGATCGTcgtcagcaatgggagtacggcccGGCTCGGTGACGGGGCtggtgatgcgaagaagaagaagacgctctTCGTGGGGCTCGGCGTGGCCAGCGCCGGCGTCTTGGTGATCATCGTAGCAGGGCTGACGTTCTACGTGCTGGCGTCCAGGAAGTCGGAGAAGAAGGCGCACGCCACTGTCCGGCTCGGGGAGTCGTCGTCCAGGCGGCTCTGCCGCGACGGCGACGTGGAGATCATGGTCATGCCGGCGCGGGAGCGCTCGGCTTCGCAGCCTGCGCGACCGCTCGGGTGCGAGGAGTTCACGCTCAAGGATCTCTCGCGGCTGACGAACGCGTTCGCGGAGGAGGCCAAGATCGGGAGCGGCAGCTTCGGGTCCGTGTACCGCGCGAAGCTCCCCGACGGGCGGGAGGTCGCCATCAAGCGGGCCGAGCGCGCGTCCaccggcgcgcggcggcggcggcggttcgacGCGGAGCGGGCGTTCCGGTCGGAGCTGAGGCTGCTGTCCCGCGTCAACCACCGCAACCTGGTGTCCCTCCTGGGCTTCTGCGAGGAGCGCGGCGAGCGCATCCTCGTGTTCGAGTTCATGCCGCACGGCGCGCTCCACGACCACCTCCACGGCGAGGACGCCGGGTCCGGCCACTCCCCGCTCTTCTCGTCATGGGAGGCGCGGCTCCGCGTGGCGCTGGACGCCGCCCGCGGCGTCGAGTACCTGCATTGCTACGCCGTGCCGCCCATCATCCACCGCGACATCAAGCCTTCCAACATCCTGCTCGACGACGACTGGACGGCGAAGGTGTCCGACTTCGGCCTCTCCCTCGTGAGCGGCGCCTCGGCGTCGGCGAGTCCGACGACGACGTCGGGGACGGCCGGCACGGTGGGGTACATGGACCCGGAGTACTACCGTCTCCAGGAGCTGACGGAGCGGAGCGACGTGTACAGCTTCGGCGTGGTGCTGCTGGAGCTGGTGACCGGAAGGAAGGCGATCCACCGGGACCAGAGCCAGGAAGGGAGCGGGTCGCCGAGGAACGTGATCGAGTTCGCGGTGCCGGCCGTGGAGGCTGGGAACATCGACAAGATCCTCGACAGCCGGGTGCCCGCGCCGCGGGGGcacgaggtggaggcggtggcgcgcGTGGCCAAGATCGGCGCCGAGTGCGTCCGGCCGCGCGGGCGCGGGCGGCCGGTCATgtcggaggtggtggcggagctgGAGTGGGCCGTGACGCTGTGCGAGGAGTGCGTGGTCCGGTCGGCGAGCGGCGGGCGGAACAGCAGCTCCCGGAACGGCGGCTCCGACATGTCGCGGTCGAGGTCGAGATCGGAGTCGGAGGACCGGAGCCCGTACCACACGCGCGAGTTCAGCTTCGGGTCCGGCCGGGTCGCCGGCGTCGGACATGCCAGATCCTACTCAACCATGTAa
- the LOC119329638 gene encoding bromodomain-containing protein 4-like, translated as MKRKRGHTPGKKSSSNTTGGDSSSASPSSPSTEENIPAENAPVSRSTPAVPEPSPPPEPEKPILPAPAPAHPTADIPYAKPKVGAVYGRVKLKFKTSKVVELNNSSSVAQASADAGKSQTAAPEVSKQATAEKGITASSTGQTTDGQESELSGSDKDKVAKKAGSIKIVSAGLSSSVQDNTQDREVDEVHEPLPSKQETVLVTEESESASEPKNSQGSEIKQSTLESQRDEKELAAALEAIKKVMKVDAAEPFNTPVDPIALGIPDYLDVIDTPMDFGTICQDLERGSKYMNSEDVYKDVQFIWDNCTKYNSKGDYIIELMKRVKKAFMKNWLAAGLYSDVHENGGNYNTGDEDTKVSSKSKSKQKRRRPGNDRHKNDCACAVCQVTRRKKERDEILSVDNEVTVVNISEERNMEVNFGDNNPGSHDTASSKEQPRHIDVFKTTMEADDAQTQMEDPGKSLNNPSPDYEDEVSRQYSEDKEEEYKDLNSQDEHTSTQPNDDSVAGHHEQKAQTEIGQEVEMEELPIQQENESFLQVCARLFPSKQGSVFRGRHSLFRQQRRLVAPKESPLHVALTAIMKR; from the exons ATGAAGCGCAAGCGCGGCCACACGCCGGGCAAGAAGAGTTCTTCGAATACCACCGGGGGAGACTCTTCGTCTGCATCTCCGTCCAGCCCAAGCACCGAGGAGAACATCCCAGCGGAGAATGCGCCTGTCTCGAGGTCCACTCCGGCAGTGCCTGAACCATCTCCTCCTCCTGAACCAGAGAAGCCGATCCTCCCTGCCCCAGCTCCGGCTCATCCCACCGCTGATATACCGTACGCCAAGCCGAAGGTGGGGGCGGTATACGGTCGTGTGAAGCTGAAGTTCAAAACCTCCAAGGTGGTAGAGCTCAACAATAGTTCGTCTGTAGCTCAGGCATCCGCTGATGCTGGTAAATCTCAGACTGCCGCTCCTGAAGTGAGCAAGCAAGCTACTGCCGAAAAAGGTATCACTGCATCGTCAACTGGCCAGACAACTGATGGGCAGGAGTCGGAGTTGAGTGGTTCTGATAAGGACAAGGTGGCAAAGAAAGCAGGAAGCATAAAGATCGTCTCGGCGGGATTATCTTCTTCAGTACAAGATAACACCCAGGACAGGGAAGTTGATGAAGTACATGAACCTCTTCCAAGTAAGCAGGAAACTGTTCTAGTAACCGAGGAAAGTGAGAGTGCATCGGAgccaaagaactcacaagggtcagagATAAAGCAGTCTACCCTGGAATCTCAGCGTGATGAGAAAGAGTTAGCTGCTGCACTTGAA GCTATTAAGAAGGTTATGAAGGTCGACGCAGCTGAGCCATTTAACACCCCAGTGGATCCTATTGCTTTGGGAATACCT GATTATCTTGATGTTATCGACACTCCTATGGATTTTGGCACAATATGTCAAGATTTAGAACGTGGAAGCAAATATATGAACTCAGAGGATGTCTATAAGGACGTGCAGTTTATATGGGATAATTGTACCAAGTATAACAGTAAAGGTGATTACATAATAGAGCTTATGAAACGGGTAAAGAAGGCCTTCATGAAAAATTGGCTGGCAGCAGGCTTGTATTCTGATGTGCACGAGAATG GTGGCAATTACAATACTGGCGATGAGGATACCAAAGTTAGTTCAAAAAGCAAGTCTAAGCAAAAACGGCGTCGCCCAGG GAATGATCGACACAAAAATGATTGTGCATGTGCTGTTTGTCAAGTTACACGGCGTAAGAAGGAAAGGGATGAAATTTTATCTGTTGATAATGAAGTCACTGTAGTGAACATTTCTGAAGAGCGCAACATGGAG GTAAACTTCGGTGATAATAATCCTGGTAGTCATGACACAGCCTCTAGTAAGGAGCAACCACGCCATATTGATGTGTTTaaaacaacaatggaagcagatgATGCGCAGACTCAGATGGAAGATCCTGGAAAATCCCTCAATAATCCATCTCCTGACTATGAAGATGAGGTCTCCAGACAGTATTCCGAGGATAAGGAAGAGGAGTATAAAGATCTGAACAGTCAGGACGAACATACTTCCACTCAGCCTAATGATGACTCAGTAGCTGGACATCATGAACAGAAG GCACAGACCGAAATTGGGCAGGAGGTGGAAATGGAGGAGTTGCCCATTCAACAGGAGAACGAGTCATTCTTGCAAGTCTGCGCGCGCCTTTTCCCCAGCAAGCAGGGCTCCGTTTTCAGGGGTCGCCATTCTCTGTTCCGTCAGCAGCGCCGTTTGGTGGCACCAAAGGAGAGCCCCCTACACGTCGCCCTGACAGCGATAATGAAACGGTAG